Proteins co-encoded in one Meiothermus sp. genomic window:
- the hisS gene encoding histidine--tRNA ligase, whose product MLKAVPGTSDIFPQAKDYPFREPVFRYITTTAEEVLRGAGAQMVHTPIFEYLEVFQKGVGLTSDIVVKKEMYVLEDRGGRLLALRPEPTAAIVRAYNEHGMKVWPQPVRLFTWGPIFRGERQQKGRYKQFHQVDYEALGLSDPLLDAEAIALMVRIYKTLGLKNLEVKLGSVGDPEDRLRYNQYLRTLFEPYTQALSEDSRVRLEANPMRILDSKSERDQQIIAELQPKPMLEFLGPEARAFHEQVCRYLAELGVPFSIDPSMVRGLDYYVRTAWEVHHTSIGAKSALGGGGRYDGLSEMLGGPPVPGVGFGIGIERVAIALQEEGVPIPADPSPTLYLAPLDEAAKIEALVLAEQLRPKIYVEIGYAPKSPRKALEDALKKGARYVGFLGESERARGVITLKHLESGKQTALEPLQLHSLFEGPEPK is encoded by the coding sequence ATGTTGAAGGCCGTTCCCGGAACCAGCGACATTTTCCCCCAAGCCAAAGACTATCCTTTTCGTGAGCCGGTATTTCGGTACATCACCACAACCGCAGAGGAAGTGTTGCGTGGGGCTGGGGCCCAGATGGTGCATACGCCCATTTTCGAGTACCTCGAGGTCTTCCAAAAGGGCGTGGGACTCACCTCGGATATCGTCGTAAAAAAGGAGATGTACGTACTCGAGGATCGGGGTGGGCGGCTGCTGGCCTTGCGCCCCGAGCCTACCGCGGCCATCGTGCGGGCTTACAACGAGCACGGCATGAAAGTCTGGCCTCAGCCGGTGCGGCTTTTTACCTGGGGGCCTATCTTCCGTGGCGAGCGCCAGCAAAAAGGCCGCTACAAGCAGTTTCACCAGGTCGATTACGAGGCGCTGGGTTTGTCAGATCCCTTGCTCGATGCCGAGGCCATTGCTCTGATGGTACGTATCTATAAAACCCTGGGCCTCAAGAACCTCGAGGTCAAACTAGGCTCAGTGGGTGATCCCGAGGATCGCCTTCGTTACAACCAGTATCTGCGTACCCTGTTTGAGCCGTATACTCAGGCGCTATCGGAGGACTCGAGGGTTCGACTAGAAGCCAACCCCATGCGCATCCTGGACTCCAAAAGCGAGCGCGACCAGCAAATTATTGCCGAACTCCAACCCAAACCTATGCTGGAGTTTCTGGGCCCCGAGGCCCGGGCTTTCCATGAGCAGGTATGCCGATACCTGGCCGAACTCGGGGTACCCTTTAGCATCGATCCCAGTATGGTGCGCGGCTTGGATTATTACGTGCGAACGGCCTGGGAGGTGCACCATACAAGCATTGGGGCAAAATCGGCTCTGGGGGGTGGGGGGCGGTACGATGGCCTGTCTGAGATGCTGGGTGGCCCGCCGGTTCCGGGGGTGGGTTTTGGCATTGGTATAGAGCGAGTAGCCATCGCCCTACAAGAAGAAGGCGTACCCATCCCTGCCGACCCTTCGCCTACTCTCTACCTGGCTCCCCTGGATGAAGCTGCAAAAATCGAAGCGCTGGTTCTGGCCGAGCAGTTACGGCCAAAAATTTATGTTGAAATAGGCTATGCCCCAAAAAGCCCTCGAAAGGCTCTTGAGGACGCCCTCAAGAAAGGGGCGCGGTATGTGGGCTTTCTGGGTGAATCTGAGCGAGCCAGGGGTGTAATTACCCTCAAGCATCTGGAAAGCGGTAAGCAGACTGCGCTCGAGCCCCTGCAGTTGCACAGCTTGTTTGAAGGCCCGGAACCCAAGTAG